Proteins encoded within one genomic window of Chelatococcus sp. HY11:
- a CDS encoding ABC transporter ATP-binding protein has translation MAAVFEIDRSRRSRGTDAAIEVSHLTKAFYDGEGDRVTVAASDVNFTVTRGEFVCIVGPSGCGKTTVLRILADLEQQLSGTVRLHSGSPPAMVFQEASVLPWLTVSENIAFPLSLKGVTREKQNVRVRELLELTGLTDFANARPHQLSGGMKQRVSVARALVDDREILLMDEPFGALDEQTRLVLQQELLRIWEKTGKTVVFITHSVDEALTLADRVLVMSPRPGTIVADLAVPFERPRDVVEMRRDKRFWDLTYEVWRLLAAPART, from the coding sequence ATGGCGGCCGTATTCGAAATCGATCGCTCACGGCGCTCGCGCGGGACCGACGCCGCGATCGAGGTGAGCCATCTCACCAAGGCTTTCTACGATGGTGAAGGCGATCGCGTGACGGTCGCGGCCTCCGACGTCAACTTCACCGTGACGCGTGGGGAGTTCGTCTGCATCGTGGGACCGAGCGGCTGTGGCAAGACGACGGTACTGCGTATTCTCGCGGATCTCGAGCAGCAACTGAGCGGCACGGTCAGGCTGCACAGCGGCTCGCCACCAGCCATGGTATTTCAGGAGGCCTCGGTGCTGCCGTGGCTGACCGTGTCTGAGAACATTGCCTTCCCGCTTAGTCTCAAAGGTGTGACGCGGGAAAAGCAGAATGTCCGGGTGCGGGAGTTGCTTGAGCTCACCGGCCTCACGGATTTCGCCAATGCCCGGCCGCACCAGTTGTCGGGCGGCATGAAGCAGCGTGTCTCCGTGGCGCGTGCGCTGGTCGATGATCGCGAGATCCTGCTCATGGACGAGCCCTTCGGCGCGCTCGATGAGCAAACGCGTCTGGTGTTGCAGCAGGAACTGCTCCGCATCTGGGAAAAGACGGGCAAGACTGTCGTCTTCATCACGCACAGCGTCGACGAGGCCCTGACCCTTGCGGATCGCGTGCTCGTCATGTCTCCGCGACCGGGCACCATCGTGGCCGACCTCGCCGTACCGTTCGAGCGGCCGCGCGATGTCGTCGAGATGCGGCGCGACAAGCGCTTTTGGGATCTGACCTATGAGGTGTGGCGTCTCCTGGCCGCGCCCGCGAGGACCTGA
- a CDS encoding ABC transporter permease translates to MSAIPARLSDDELNRLKAPARRERIFRVFSYFSPLLLLLLWELSAQFNLIDRRFFPAPSAIAQTAWRMILSFELFDHMGATLRRVAVGYVMGAVPGVVMGLILGRSRPVRRVLGPIFSALYPVPKIAILPLILLIFGVGDASKFVVIAIGVFFLMLYNTMGGVMQTPQIYMDVAKNAGATRFQVFRRIAFPAALPSIFTGLKLAAGSSYIIIAAAEFLGARSGVGFFIWASWQTFAVSRMFVGIVVISAMGYLTILALEFLERRFVPWAKH, encoded by the coding sequence ATGAGTGCCATTCCCGCAAGACTGTCGGACGATGAACTCAACCGTTTGAAGGCGCCAGCGCGTCGCGAGCGGATATTCCGCGTCTTCTCCTATTTCAGCCCGCTCCTTTTGCTGCTTTTGTGGGAGCTGTCCGCGCAGTTCAACCTGATTGACCGCCGTTTCTTCCCGGCGCCGAGCGCCATAGCGCAGACCGCCTGGCGGATGATCCTCAGCTTTGAGCTGTTCGATCACATGGGCGCAACCCTCCGGCGAGTTGCTGTGGGCTATGTTATGGGCGCTGTTCCGGGAGTCGTAATGGGGCTCATTCTCGGACGTTCCCGTCCTGTGCGCAGGGTGCTCGGGCCGATCTTCTCCGCGCTCTACCCCGTGCCGAAGATTGCCATCCTGCCGTTGATCCTTCTGATCTTCGGCGTTGGGGACGCCTCGAAATTCGTCGTCATCGCCATCGGCGTCTTCTTTCTCATGCTTTACAATACCATGGGCGGCGTCATGCAGACCCCGCAGATCTACATGGATGTCGCAAAAAACGCTGGTGCCACGCGCTTCCAGGTCTTCCGCCGCATCGCCTTTCCGGCCGCGCTTCCGAGCATCTTCACCGGGCTGAAGCTCGCCGCTGGATCCTCCTACATTATCATCGCCGCGGCAGAGTTTCTTGGTGCGCGCAGCGGCGTCGGCTTCTTCATCTGGGCATCCTGGCAGACCTTCGCCGTGTCGCGCATGTTCGTCGGCATCGTGGTGATCTCCGCGATGGGGTATCTCACTATCCTGGCGCTCGAATTCCTCGAGCGGCGCTTCGTGCCCTGGGCGAAACATTAG
- the fba gene encoding class II fructose-bisphosphate aldolase (catalyzes the reversible aldol condensation of dihydroxyacetonephosphate and glyceraldehyde 3-phosphate in the Calvin cycle, glycolysis, and/or gluconeogenesis), which yields MSRITLRQLLDHAAEHQYGVPAFSVTNMEQMLAVMSAADAVDAPVILQVGTKARAYAGDIMIEHLFEALIKMYPHVPLCIHQDHGNSEATCATALQRKFTSVMMDGSLQEDGKTPSDFDYNVRVTESVSRFAHFMGASVEGEIGVLGKLEHGRDERLLTDPDQAVEFVRATKVDALAIAMGTSHGAYKFSRKPDGEVLAMDRLEDIHRRLPDTHLVMHGSSSVPQELQDIMNKYGANIPQTWGVPIEEIQRGIRHGVRKVNIDTDNRMALIGQIRRVMQEDPGEFDIRNMMKPGMDAIAKLCRQRLEEFNTAGHGSKIKVIPMGDMARRYASGALDPKIK from the coding sequence ATGTCCCGCATCACGCTCCGTCAATTGCTTGATCACGCCGCCGAGCACCAGTATGGCGTTCCTGCTTTCAGCGTGACCAATATGGAGCAGATGCTGGCGGTGATGTCGGCGGCCGATGCCGTTGACGCGCCCGTCATCCTGCAGGTCGGCACCAAGGCCCGCGCCTATGCGGGCGATATCATGATCGAGCATCTCTTCGAGGCGCTCATCAAGATGTATCCGCATGTGCCGCTCTGCATTCACCAGGATCACGGTAACAGCGAAGCGACCTGCGCGACGGCTCTGCAGCGCAAGTTCACGTCCGTCATGATGGACGGCTCGCTGCAGGAAGACGGCAAGACCCCGTCCGATTTCGACTACAACGTGCGTGTCACCGAGTCTGTCTCGCGGTTCGCCCATTTCATGGGCGCCTCGGTGGAGGGCGAGATCGGCGTGCTCGGCAAGCTGGAACATGGCCGCGATGAGCGGCTGCTGACAGATCCGGACCAGGCGGTGGAATTCGTCAGGGCAACGAAGGTCGATGCGCTCGCCATCGCCATGGGCACCTCGCACGGCGCCTACAAGTTCTCGCGCAAGCCCGACGGCGAAGTGCTCGCCATGGACCGCCTGGAGGACATTCACCGCCGCCTGCCCGATACGCATCTCGTCATGCACGGTTCCTCGTCGGTTCCGCAGGAACTGCAGGACATCATGAACAAGTACGGCGCGAATATCCCGCAGACCTGGGGCGTGCCGATCGAGGAGATCCAGCGCGGCATCCGCCACGGCGTGCGCAAGGTCAACATCGATACCGACAACCGCATGGCGCTCATCGGCCAGATCCGCCGCGTGATGCAGGAGGACCCGGGCGAGTTCGACATCCGCAACATGATGAAGCCAGGCATGGATGCCATCGCCAAGCTGTGCCGCCAGCGGCTTGAGGAATTCAACACCGCGGGACATGGGTCCAAGATCAAGGTCATCCCGATGGGCGACATGGCGCGTCGTTACGCGTCCGGTGCGTTGGATCCGAAGATCAAGTGA
- a CDS encoding amino acid ABC transporter ATP-binding protein, with the protein MTQTMIEAVGLNKYFSNFHVLRNIDLQVKSGERVVLCGPSGSGKSTLIRCLNGLEPHQGGELSVCGIALTDKRKSIDLVRRRTGMVFQNFNLFPHMTAVENCMVAPMRVRGLKRDEARAVAEKYLRRVHVEDQINKYPSQLSGGQQQRVAIARALAMSPDVMLFDEPTSALDPEMVGEVLDTMTEIANEGTTMICVTHEMGFARKIADRIIFMDAGAIVDTAPPEEFFTNSRTPRAREFLSWVMH; encoded by the coding sequence ATGACCCAGACGATGATCGAGGCCGTCGGCCTCAACAAATACTTCTCCAATTTTCACGTCCTGCGGAATATCGACCTGCAGGTGAAGAGCGGTGAGCGGGTCGTGCTGTGCGGACCATCCGGATCAGGGAAATCTACCCTGATCCGCTGCCTCAACGGCCTGGAGCCGCATCAGGGCGGTGAGCTGTCGGTGTGCGGCATCGCACTCACGGACAAACGCAAGTCGATTGATCTCGTGCGTCGCCGCACCGGCATGGTGTTCCAGAACTTCAATCTCTTCCCGCATATGACGGCCGTCGAGAATTGCATGGTCGCGCCGATGCGGGTGAGGGGGCTGAAGCGTGACGAAGCGCGCGCCGTCGCCGAGAAATACCTGCGTCGCGTGCATGTCGAGGATCAGATCAACAAATATCCGTCGCAGCTCTCGGGTGGCCAGCAGCAGCGGGTGGCGATCGCACGCGCGCTCGCGATGAGTCCCGACGTCATGCTGTTCGACGAGCCGACGTCCGCTCTCGATCCGGAGATGGTGGGCGAGGTGCTCGACACCATGACCGAAATCGCGAACGAAGGCACTACCATGATCTGCGTGACCCACGAGATGGGCTTCGCGCGGAAGATCGCGGACCGTATCATCTTCATGGATGCCGGCGCGATCGTGGATACCGCGCCGCCAGAGGAATTCTTTACGAATTCACGGACGCCCCGTGCGCGTGAGTTTCTCTCCTGGGTGATGCACTGA
- a CDS encoding Ldh family oxidoreductase, whose translation MITIAEAIARLSRALGGSAGADLAAAALVEADALGLPRFGIAMLDEWAGRAQEVEACADQGPLRWRDCSASFAPLAVAHATLDIELAARQYGVAAFFLRGVKGFGRLAPFVRRLADAGLVGIAGAEGPPFVAPYDGRSAVIGTNPFAFAIGQGEDRIVVDLATASLTMADVRDARATGRKLPAGKALDHLGRPTSIAADVAALLPRDGRAGSLLGLVVELLAGIAGQGRGDSRGRGVFLMAIDPEAGGDTGHWRELLASLKTEWMDAGGHWPRGGGLAGAGELDDAFAQRLGEHLARITGKA comes from the coding sequence ATGATCACCATCGCTGAGGCCATCGCACGGTTGTCGCGCGCCCTGGGAGGCAGTGCGGGCGCCGATCTGGCGGCGGCCGCTCTCGTCGAGGCCGATGCGCTTGGCCTGCCGCGGTTCGGCATCGCCATGCTGGATGAGTGGGCTGGCCGGGCACAGGAAGTGGAGGCATGCGCGGACCAGGGCCCATTGCGGTGGCGCGACTGCTCGGCCTCCTTCGCCCCTTTGGCGGTCGCCCATGCGACCCTCGATATCGAGCTCGCCGCACGGCAATATGGCGTCGCTGCCTTCTTTCTGCGCGGTGTGAAAGGCTTCGGCCGCCTGGCCCCGTTCGTACGACGCCTTGCCGATGCGGGACTTGTCGGAATCGCCGGAGCCGAAGGGCCACCATTTGTCGCGCCATACGACGGCAGAAGTGCTGTTATCGGCACCAATCCGTTCGCTTTCGCAATCGGGCAGGGTGAGGATCGCATTGTGGTCGATCTGGCCACGGCGAGCCTGACGATGGCTGACGTTCGCGACGCCCGAGCAACGGGCCGGAAGTTGCCGGCCGGCAAGGCACTTGATCACCTGGGGCGGCCCACGAGCATCGCGGCGGATGTCGCCGCCCTTCTTCCGCGAGATGGGAGGGCTGGCTCCCTGCTCGGTCTTGTCGTGGAACTGCTGGCTGGCATTGCGGGGCAGGGGCGCGGCGACAGCCGGGGGCGTGGGGTGTTCCTCATGGCAATCGATCCCGAAGCCGGCGGAGACACCGGGCATTGGCGCGAGTTGCTCGCGTCCCTCAAGACGGAGTGGATGGACGCTGGGGGCCATTGGCCGCGTGGCGGCGGGCTAGCCGGCGCGGGTGAACTGGACGACGCCTTTGCACAGAGGCTCGGGGAGCATCTCGCGCGCATCACGGGGAAGGCATAA
- a CDS encoding transporter substrate-binding domain-containing protein — translation MGMSAIGGYLKKAAVVCAAAMMVTGLAAGAAQAADATGKAFDDIIKRGKLIVGISLSTPPYGMTDANMKPAGFDVAIAKLLARDLGVELEVVDQVSQARIPNLTSGKVDILVSSFGITAERAKAVMYSNAIYVDEQMVIAPAKSAITKLEDLVGKRVGVTRSTTNDTIITEKAVKGTNIQRFDDDAATNQALFSGQVDAIVSGVAAANAINKQTQEFERKFAVRQSPMGVGVRRGEFDLLQWLNTEIMLLWNSGEIQAAQKEWLGVVNENLPRF, via the coding sequence ATGGGCATGTCTGCAATTGGTGGTTATCTCAAGAAGGCGGCTGTCGTCTGTGCTGCCGCGATGATGGTGACGGGGCTCGCGGCTGGCGCGGCGCAGGCGGCTGATGCCACCGGCAAGGCCTTTGACGATATCATCAAGCGGGGCAAGTTGATCGTCGGCATTTCGCTGTCGACGCCGCCTTATGGCATGACCGATGCGAACATGAAGCCGGCGGGCTTCGACGTGGCGATCGCCAAGCTCCTCGCGCGCGATCTCGGCGTCGAGCTCGAGGTTGTTGATCAGGTGTCGCAGGCGCGCATTCCCAACCTCACGAGCGGCAAGGTGGACATCCTCGTCTCGTCTTTCGGCATCACGGCCGAGCGCGCGAAGGCGGTGATGTATTCCAATGCCATTTATGTCGACGAGCAGATGGTCATCGCCCCGGCGAAGTCCGCTATCACCAAGCTCGAGGACCTTGTCGGCAAGCGGGTCGGCGTGACGCGTTCGACCACGAACGACACCATCATCACCGAAAAGGCCGTCAAGGGCACCAATATCCAGCGCTTCGACGACGACGCGGCGACGAACCAGGCGCTCTTCTCCGGCCAGGTCGATGCCATCGTCTCGGGTGTCGCGGCCGCCAACGCCATCAACAAGCAGACGCAGGAGTTCGAGCGCAAGTTCGCCGTCCGCCAGTCGCCGATGGGTGTTGGCGTGCGCCGTGGCGAATTCGATCTGCTGCAGTGGCTGAATACCGAAATCATGCTGCTCTGGAACTCAGGTGAGATCCAGGCCGCCCAGAAGGAATGGCTCGGCGTCGTCAACGAGAACCTGCCGCGCTTCTGA
- a CDS encoding ABC transporter substrate-binding protein, with protein MRSVNRRGFVVSALAAGVLLGAIPGAEAQKTPKVEFLYSPFADYAPFFVAKELGYFKDFGVDVTLSPKGGTAETIQLLASGNVEAGAATWGAGLFNAIDRGATVAIIATSAKMPGTVPSPSPFMVSQKAWDAGIRKVADLKGKRVGIPGPGGFGMFSVAKALEKGGLTVDDVEAVYLPPPATAAAFANGGLEAGWSIEPFALQLEKQGLGRRLVEDHTFGTELGFIAFNKEFVEKNEDAVVRFMAAYLKAARLLDKGGWKDDKILDIVARYTGTERDTLQGISYTVRSEDGAIDMASVREQEEFFRKRGALEYQGQANIDSVYRADLLKRANELAASKP; from the coding sequence ATGCGTTCAGTGAATCGTCGCGGTTTTGTCGTATCAGCGTTGGCAGCGGGCGTTCTTCTGGGCGCAATCCCCGGCGCTGAGGCACAGAAGACACCTAAGGTCGAGTTTCTCTACTCACCCTTCGCGGACTACGCGCCCTTCTTCGTCGCCAAAGAGCTCGGTTATTTCAAAGACTTCGGCGTTGATGTGACGCTATCGCCCAAGGGAGGCACCGCGGAGACGATCCAGCTTCTTGCCTCCGGCAACGTAGAGGCGGGGGCGGCAACCTGGGGCGCTGGTCTTTTCAACGCGATCGACCGTGGCGCGACGGTTGCGATCATCGCGACCTCGGCGAAGATGCCGGGCACAGTCCCGTCGCCTTCACCGTTCATGGTGTCGCAGAAGGCTTGGGACGCGGGCATTCGCAAGGTCGCGGACCTGAAAGGCAAGCGTGTCGGCATTCCCGGCCCGGGCGGCTTCGGCATGTTTTCCGTGGCCAAGGCGCTGGAAAAGGGCGGCCTTACAGTCGACGACGTTGAGGCTGTCTATCTGCCGCCGCCCGCAACGGCGGCTGCCTTCGCCAATGGCGGGCTGGAAGCCGGCTGGAGCATAGAGCCCTTTGCCCTGCAGCTCGAGAAGCAAGGTCTCGGCCGCCGCCTTGTCGAAGATCACACCTTTGGCACCGAACTCGGCTTCATTGCCTTCAACAAGGAGTTTGTGGAGAAGAATGAAGACGCCGTCGTGCGTTTCATGGCGGCCTATCTCAAGGCGGCCCGGCTTCTCGACAAGGGCGGCTGGAAGGACGACAAGATCCTCGACATCGTGGCGAGATACACCGGCACCGAACGTGACACGCTTCAGGGTATTTCCTACACGGTGCGATCGGAGGATGGCGCCATCGATATGGCCTCCGTGCGCGAGCAGGAGGAGTTCTTCCGCAAGCGAGGCGCCCTCGAATATCAGGGGCAGGCGAATATTGACTCCGTCTATCGCGCCGATCTTCTGAAGCGCGCCAACGAGCTGGCCGCGAGCAAGCCGTGA
- a CDS encoding amino acid ABC transporter permease: MFQPYTWNHVFFMLGGLGTTIWLAAIALVGGSIAGSVLALVRVAHNPVLRNTARFYIFVVQGTPLLVTLFIAYFGARWLGIDVAPIVAIAVAFSFYAAAFLGEIWRGAIESVPNGQREGSHALGLSYADSMRFIIVPQAIRIATPPTVGFFVQLIKNTSLASVVGIVELTRTSQIVSNATFKPLDVYLTAATFYFVVCFPLTLLSRYLERRLGTQTK, from the coding sequence ATGTTCCAGCCCTACACCTGGAACCATGTGTTCTTCATGTTGGGTGGTCTTGGGACGACCATCTGGCTCGCCGCGATCGCGCTCGTCGGCGGCTCGATAGCAGGTTCCGTGCTCGCCCTTGTGCGGGTGGCTCACAACCCGGTGCTGCGGAACACGGCGCGTTTCTACATTTTCGTGGTCCAGGGCACGCCGCTTCTCGTGACCTTGTTCATCGCTTATTTCGGCGCGCGCTGGCTCGGCATCGATGTCGCGCCGATTGTCGCCATCGCGGTCGCCTTTTCCTTCTACGCGGCCGCCTTCCTCGGCGAGATCTGGCGTGGCGCGATCGAATCCGTGCCGAATGGACAGCGTGAAGGTTCGCATGCGCTCGGCCTGAGCTACGCGGATTCGATGCGCTTCATCATCGTTCCGCAGGCGATCCGCATCGCCACGCCGCCGACCGTCGGGTTCTTCGTCCAGCTGATCAAGAACACCTCGCTGGCGTCCGTTGTCGGCATCGTCGAACTCACACGCACGTCGCAGATCGTCAGCAACGCCACCTTCAAGCCGCTCGATGTCTATCTGACCGCTGCGACGTTCTATTTTGTCGTTTGCTTTCCGCTCACTCTTCTCAGTCGTTATCTCGAGCGGCGTCTCGGTACCCAAACAAAGTAG
- a CDS encoding GntR family transcriptional regulator has protein sequence MTADDVQAPSNVPVSERIYLSLRQDIMRCEIAPGVTLDAAAIARRYAVSKTPVRDAMQKLAGDGLVIILPRSGYRVAPITFQAVHEILDLRAAIGPHAARQAARYATSADIDELRHIVAEYAAPLDIGAMQQVARRFHVAIARCSRNRRVVALTEALFDELERLLRFAIDFTVKAGEHSGEHTDLVDAIEAGDGNRAAQIEAGHIASSRQFLIERLITLGYLSEVELAQGARVERAAE, from the coding sequence ATGACTGCCGATGACGTCCAGGCGCCGAGCAACGTGCCGGTATCAGAGCGCATCTATCTCTCGCTGCGGCAAGACATCATGCGCTGCGAAATCGCGCCCGGCGTGACGCTGGACGCGGCCGCCATTGCCAGACGCTATGCCGTGTCCAAGACGCCGGTTCGCGATGCCATGCAGAAGCTCGCCGGGGACGGGTTGGTCATCATCTTGCCGCGCAGCGGCTATCGTGTCGCTCCCATCACCTTTCAGGCCGTGCACGAAATCCTGGATCTGCGCGCCGCGATCGGCCCGCATGCCGCGCGCCAGGCGGCCCGCTATGCGACATCCGCCGACATCGATGAACTCCGGCATATCGTGGCCGAATATGCGGCGCCGCTCGATATCGGTGCGATGCAGCAGGTCGCGCGGCGTTTTCATGTTGCGATCGCGCGCTGCAGTCGCAACAGGCGCGTCGTCGCCTTGACGGAGGCCCTGTTCGACGAGCTCGAACGTCTCCTGCGTTTCGCCATCGATTTCACGGTCAAGGCGGGGGAACATTCCGGTGAGCATACCGATCTCGTGGATGCCATCGAAGCCGGCGACGGCAACCGCGCGGCGCAGATCGAAGCGGGCCATATCGCGAGCAGCCGGCAGTTCCTGATCGAGAGGTTGATAACGCTCGGCTATCTCTCCGAGGTTGAGCTCGCGCAGGGAGCGCGGGTCGAGAGGGCGGCAGAATGA
- a CDS encoding FadR/GntR family transcriptional regulator, giving the protein MGEIIYGQILEQILADNYGEGDKLPSEAELSLAFEVSRPVIREALMRLQADGLVQARRGIGTFVSHRPSSRLPELVSANELSGYLRTFEPRIVLEAEAARLAAGRRTNTQLKLMRDTIEALRAAILAGNLGTEEDIAFHETIAEATGNDYFPSLLNDLRRPVVSTMAIGLELARERSPARRLRVVEEHGKVYDAVVAQDGECAAAYMRHHLYQARAAVTDVHHLERETFNTPDSLLDDVEGSVHHPGEKLTRTGRP; this is encoded by the coding sequence TTGGGGGAAATCATATACGGGCAGATTCTCGAGCAGATTCTGGCCGACAACTATGGCGAAGGCGACAAATTGCCGTCCGAGGCCGAGCTGTCATTGGCTTTCGAGGTATCGCGCCCTGTCATCCGGGAAGCCTTGATGCGCCTGCAGGCCGACGGACTCGTGCAGGCACGCCGGGGGATTGGCACATTTGTATCCCATCGCCCGTCCAGCCGCCTGCCGGAGCTGGTGAGCGCCAACGAACTTTCGGGCTATCTCAGAACGTTCGAGCCGCGCATCGTGCTGGAGGCGGAAGCCGCGCGGCTCGCGGCCGGCCGGCGGACAAACACCCAGCTCAAGCTCATGCGCGACACGATCGAGGCGCTGCGCGCCGCAATTCTGGCCGGCAATCTCGGAACGGAGGAGGATATCGCCTTCCACGAAACCATCGCGGAAGCGACCGGCAACGACTACTTCCCATCGCTCCTCAATGATCTGCGTCGCCCGGTCGTCAGCACCATGGCCATCGGCCTCGAACTTGCCCGCGAGCGTTCACCCGCCCGGCGTCTCCGCGTCGTCGAGGAACATGGGAAGGTTTACGACGCCGTTGTCGCGCAGGACGGTGAATGCGCGGCCGCCTATATGCGCCACCATCTCTATCAGGCGCGCGCCGCAGTGACGGATGTGCACCACCTCGAACGCGAGACGTTCAATACCCCCGACAGCCTGCTGGATGATGTTGAAGGCTCAGTGCATCACCCAGGAGAGAAACTCACGCGCACGGGGCGTCCGTGA